The Osmia lignaria lignaria isolate PbOS001 chromosome 14, iyOsmLign1, whole genome shotgun sequence genome has a window encoding:
- the sit gene encoding stuck in traffic: protein MNISSTPPIDRMSNIYNNSVVRFYHFVFHDLSDPRTKDWFLITSPVPGASILIGYLYFVLSWGPRHMEHRKPYQLKNILVFYNFLQVLLSFWLFYEGLDAAWLRKYSWKCQPVDHSYSPDALRVARGVYIYFLAKISELLDTIFFVLRKKENQITFLHLYHHTVMPMVSWGATKYYPGGHGTFIGVINSFVHIIMYTYYLLAALVPQYQKYLWWKKYITTLQMGQFCLAFLHSCQLLIYDCDYPKWSLILILPNAMFFYFLFADFYSHAYRTGTRHFKSVGKKENEVVKKMTNGNMQNGKGKTD, encoded by the exons ATGAACATCAGCAGTACACCCCCCATCGACAGGATGTCGAACATCTACAACAACTCGGTGGTACGATTTTACCATTTCGTGTTCCACGATCTATCCG ATCCTAGGACGAAAGACTGGTTCCTCATAACGTCGCCAGTACCTGGTGCCAGTATTTTAATCGGCTATTTATATTTCGTTCTATCATGGGGTCCCAGGCACATGGAGCACAGAAAACCATACCAGCTGAAGAATATTCTAGTCTTCTACAATTTCCTGCAAGTTCTACTTAGCTTTTGGTTATTCTACGAGGGTCTGGACGCGGCTTGGCTTCGAAAGTACAGTTGGAAATGTCAGCCAGTCGATCATTCTTATTCACCGGATGCACTTAGG GTCGCTAGAGGTGTTTACATTTACTTCTTGGCCAAGATATCCGAGCTTCTGGACACCATCTTCTTTGTTCTACGcaagaaagaaaatcaaatcACGTTTCTTCATTTGTACCATCATACTGTGATGCCGATGGTTTCATGGGGTGCGACCAAGTATTATCCTGGAGGCCATGGGACTTTTATAG GAGTGATTAACAGTTTCGTTCACATTATTATGTATACGTACTACTTGCTAGCAGCCCTAGTACCCCAGTACCAGAAGTACCTTTGGTGGAAAAAGTATATCACAACCCTTCAGATG GGACAGTTTTGCTTGGCATTCTTACATAGCTGCCAGTTATTGATCTACGACTGTGATTATCCAAAGTGGTCTTTGATCTTGATTCTACCGAACGCTATGTTCTTCTACTTCCTGTTCGCTGATTTCTACAGCCACGCGTACAGGACTGGCACGAGGCATTTCAAATCCGTAGGAAAGAAGGAGAACGAAGTGGTGAAGAAAATGACGAACGGGAATATGCAAAATGGAAAAGGGAAAACGGACTAG